The DNA region TGTTGAAGGCCGCTACAGCTGCACCGACGGCAGCAAATTGTCAACCATGGGAGTTTATAGTAATTGATAAAGCCGAAAAACTTTCTGAACTGAAGGATAAATTGATTTTTGCGAGATATAATGCACCTGTTGCTATTGTTGTGTGTGGGAATATGAAATTATCATTTAAAGGGCCAAATCAAGAAATGTGGGTTCAAGATTGCAGTGCAGCGATAGAAAATATTTTGATTGCAGCAACAAGTATAGGGCTTGGTTCAATTTGGATAGGCATATACCCTCTTGAAAGCAATATAAGGGCATTAAAAAAAATACTCAATATGCCTGAATATGTTACTCCACTGGGTATTGTATATGTTGGATATTCTGCAGAGGAAAAAGAAGCGAGAACACGTTTTAATGATAAAAGAGTATATTGGCAAGAGTATGAACCTAACCGTAAGCATAAGACAAAGGATAAGCCTGTTATAGGACATTACTAGAGGTTTTAGGGGTGTTGTCCGTGACCACCTAGAAATAAGCGAGGCGACCAACTTTACTCAACAAGACACTCAAGTTCGCTATAGCTTCAAAAGAGTAAACGGTAAACCAGTCAGCTCTACTGTTTACCGTTTTTTTATGTCATAATACCTTAAACTGATATGCTATTTCTTCCTCCGTATGTACTCAGGAAGGCTTGCTGACCAAGGTAAGAGTTGATCAAATACTGCGAGATCTGTCTCATCCTGATATTTCGGAATCTCGGTTAACAGATACTTGTAGTATTCATATGTACGTAAATTATTCGCCTTTGCTGTTTCTGCTATGCTATATGATATTGCGCTGGCTTCTGCTCCGGCTATTGTATCGATAAGAACCCAATTTTTTCTTCCAATGGTAAAAGGACGGATATTTCGTTCCGAAGATGAATTATCAATCGGTACATTACCATTAGTCAGAAAGGTCTTTAGATATTTTTCCTGATTCAGGCAGTAGCCAAAACCTTGTCCGGTTTCTGATTTTGGAGGCACTTTGTCCTTGTTTTTCGCACCCAATCGAAAAGCCTCAACCAACGGTGTAACGCTAAGGTTTCTTCTTTCTAATCGCTCTTCTGCTGACAACTCTTTTAGACTTTTGTCTATAGTATAAATGGCGGCCATCTGCTTCAATGCTTTATAAGCAAGCG from Petrocella atlantisensis includes:
- a CDS encoding nitroreductase family protein encodes the protein MNVIETIYKRRSIRNYLDKQVEKDMIITLLKAATAAPTAANCQPWEFIVIDKAEKLSELKDKLIFARYNAPVAIVVCGNMKLSFKGPNQEMWVQDCSAAIENILIAATSIGLGSIWIGIYPLESNIRALKKILNMPEYVTPLGIVYVGYSAEEKEARTRFNDKRVYWQEYEPNRKHKTKDKPVIGHY